A part of Anolis sagrei isolate rAnoSag1 chromosome 3, rAnoSag1.mat, whole genome shotgun sequence genomic DNA contains:
- the SAP18 gene encoding histone deacetylase complex subunit SAP18, with protein MAVESRVTQEEIKKEPEKPIDREKTCPLLLRVFTTNNGRHHRMDEFARGNVPSSELQIYTWMDATLKELTSLVKEVYPEARKKGTHFNFAIVYPDLKRPGYRVKEIGSTMSGRKGTEDSMTLQSQKFHIGDYLDIAITPPNRAPPPSGRMRPY; from the exons aTGGCGGTGGAGTCTCGCGTTACTCAGGAGGAGATCAAGAAAGAGCCTGAAAAGCCCATCGACCGCGAGAAG ACCTGCCCCCTCTTGCTGAGGGTTttcaccaccaacaatggacgcCATCACCGAATGGATGAGTTTGCCCGTGGAAACGTACCCTCCAGTGAACTGCAGATCTACACTTG GATGGATGCAACTCTAAAGGAACTCACCAGTTTAGTGAAAGAAGTCTATCCAGAAGCAAGAAAGAAAGGCACACATTTCAACTTTGCTATAGTTTATCCAGATCTTAAAAGGCCTGGTTACAG GGTGAAGGAAATTGGTAGCACAATGTCGGGAAGAAAGGGCACAGAAGACTCCATGACGCTCCAGTCTCAGAAGTTCCATATAGGGGATTACCTCGACATAGCAATTACTCCTCCAAATAGAG